One Nitrospira sp. DNA window includes the following coding sequences:
- a CDS encoding N-acetyl-gamma-glutamyl-phosphate reductase has protein sequence MTSVRVAVAGASGYTGAELLRLLSQHPKVAVTAVTSEKSAGAAVSSVYPHLQGIVPLTFEALAPEALAERADILFLALPHTKSMGPVASCLKAGKRVIDLSADFRLKDPRTYETWYQTPHAHPDLIGNAVYGLPELHRSSIAQARLVASPGCYPTAAILQLAPLVAHGLIVSDTIVIDAKSGVSGAGRSPALPYHFPEAHESLEPYKIGQHRHIPEIEQELSVLASKQGHVTGAPGTAVTVAFTPHLVPMNRGILSTAYARMKGKLDVAELRALYRDFYKGERFVRLLESAMPNPRHVRGANYCDLAVHADTRAGWVVTVSALDNLIKGAAGQAIQAMNLMLGYPEETGLTAPGVYP, from the coding sequence ATGACATCGGTACGAGTGGCGGTGGCCGGTGCCAGCGGCTATACAGGAGCCGAATTGCTTCGGCTGCTTTCACAACACCCGAAAGTCGCCGTGACTGCCGTGACCTCCGAAAAATCGGCCGGCGCGGCGGTCTCTTCCGTCTATCCCCATTTGCAGGGCATCGTGCCACTGACCTTCGAAGCCCTGGCACCGGAAGCCTTGGCGGAGCGGGCCGATATTCTCTTTCTCGCCCTCCCCCACACCAAATCCATGGGGCCTGTGGCGAGTTGCCTGAAGGCCGGCAAACGGGTCATCGATCTCAGTGCGGACTTCAGACTCAAGGACCCTCGCACCTACGAAACCTGGTACCAGACCCCGCATGCGCATCCCGATCTGATCGGAAACGCCGTCTATGGCTTGCCGGAACTGCATCGATCCTCCATCGCACAGGCCCGCCTGGTGGCTTCGCCCGGCTGCTATCCGACCGCCGCCATTTTGCAATTGGCGCCGCTGGTCGCCCACGGTCTGATTGTGTCCGATACCATCGTGATCGATGCCAAGTCCGGCGTGTCAGGCGCCGGGAGAAGTCCCGCGCTCCCCTACCACTTTCCGGAAGCGCACGAATCGTTGGAGCCCTATAAGATCGGGCAACATCGACACATCCCGGAAATCGAACAGGAACTTTCCGTACTGGCGAGCAAGCAGGGGCACGTCACCGGCGCCCCCGGTACAGCCGTGACGGTCGCCTTCACACCGCACCTGGTTCCCATGAATCGAGGGATCTTGAGTACCGCCTACGCGCGGATGAAGGGCAAACTCGATGTCGCCGAATTGCGAGCGCTCTATCGCGATTTCTACAAGGGCGAGCGTTTTGTGCGGTTGCTGGAGAGCGCGATGCCGAATCCGCGACATGTGCGGGGCGCCAACTACTGCGATCTCGCAGTCCATGCCGATACACGGGCCGGCTGGGTCGTCACCGTCTCGGCCCTCGACAATTTGATCAAGGGAGCGGCGGGGCAAGCCATTCAGGCCATGAACCTCATGCTCGGGTATCCGGAAGAGACGGGCTTGACGGCGCCCGGCGTCTATCCTTAG
- a CDS encoding bifunctional glutamate N-acetyltransferase/amino-acid acetyltransferase ArgJ — MKTISGGVTAPLGFLAAGVYAGIKKKNQLDLALLLSERAGPVAGVFTTNQIVAAPVILDRLHLKKGVGRAILVNSGNANACTGPEGMGAAKDMAQLVATALQCPPHSVFIGSTGVIGQPLPIARIKDAVPDLLARVTRRGGSKAARAIMTTDLKPKETAVRARLGGRMVTVGGMAKGSGMIHPNMATMLAYLTTDAAINRRALQAALRRAVDQSFNCITVDGDTSTNDTVLCLANGMADNRKILLDSVDFEKFCAMLETVCRTLALKICWDGEGVTKVVRVEVRGAKTAKAARQVAQTIATSNLVKTALFGGDANWGRVMAALGRAGVAIDPTSVSLQFGDVPMVRKGQGLGQAAERRLTKVFQAREFTILVDLGQGKACAHMWTTDLSYEYVRINASYRS, encoded by the coding sequence ATGAAGACTATTTCCGGGGGCGTCACCGCTCCTCTGGGGTTTCTGGCTGCCGGGGTCTACGCCGGGATCAAGAAAAAGAACCAACTCGATTTGGCGCTGCTCCTGTCTGAGCGAGCAGGCCCAGTCGCCGGGGTCTTCACGACCAATCAGATCGTGGCGGCGCCGGTCATCCTCGATCGCCTGCATCTCAAGAAGGGCGTCGGCCGAGCCATCCTGGTCAACAGCGGCAACGCCAACGCCTGCACAGGACCGGAGGGAATGGGGGCAGCCAAGGACATGGCCCAACTGGTGGCGACGGCCCTGCAATGCCCTCCCCACAGCGTCTTCATCGGCTCGACCGGAGTGATCGGCCAACCGCTCCCGATCGCCCGTATCAAGGACGCCGTGCCTGATCTCTTGGCCCGGGTCACTCGCCGGGGCGGCAGTAAGGCGGCACGGGCCATCATGACCACCGATCTGAAGCCCAAAGAAACGGCCGTACGAGCCAGACTGGGAGGCCGTATGGTAACTGTGGGTGGAATGGCCAAGGGGTCCGGCATGATCCACCCCAACATGGCGACCATGTTGGCCTACCTCACGACGGATGCGGCCATCAATCGACGCGCGCTTCAAGCGGCGCTGCGCCGGGCCGTCGATCAGTCGTTCAACTGTATCACCGTCGACGGCGATACGAGTACGAACGACACCGTCTTGTGCCTTGCCAACGGCATGGCAGACAATCGAAAGATCCTGCTCGACTCGGTGGACTTCGAGAAATTCTGTGCCATGCTCGAGACGGTCTGCCGGACGCTGGCATTGAAAATTTGTTGGGACGGCGAAGGGGTCACGAAAGTCGTGAGGGTCGAGGTCAGAGGGGCCAAGACCGCCAAAGCGGCGAGGCAGGTGGCGCAAACGATCGCAACTTCCAATCTGGTGAAGACGGCGCTTTTCGGCGGTGACGCCAACTGGGGCCGCGTGATGGCGGCGCTCGGGCGCGCGGGAGTGGCCATCGATCCAACCAGCGTGAGTCTTCAATTCGGGGATGTCCCGATGGTGCGGAAGGGACAAGGTCTCGGGCAGGCCGCCGAACGGCGGCTGACCAAAGTCTTTCAAGCACGGGAATTTACGATTCTGGTCGATCTCGGCCAAGGCAAGGCTTGCGCCCACATGTGGACCACGGACCTCTCCTACGAATACGTCCGCATCAACGCCAGTTACCGATCGTGA
- a CDS encoding SSU ribosomal protein S2p (SAe) encodes MGVVAIKELLEAGVHFGHQTNRWNPKMKRFLFGERNGVYIIDLQQTVERLEQAYAFARDTVAAGDSVLFVGTKRQAAEILEEEAKRANQFFINQRWLGGMLTNFQTIRRSIDKMKKMEATLADPTHQGHTKKELGQMQKEVVKLQKNLSGIRNMRALPGAVFVLDTRIEHIAVLEASRLEIPVIAIVDSNCDPDHIQFPIPGNDDAIRSIKLIISKIADACLEGAHLRAQQEETEFAAAPAGGGKPAANLAGVSAL; translated from the coding sequence ATGGGAGTCGTGGCGATTAAAGAATTGTTGGAAGCCGGTGTCCATTTCGGACACCAGACGAACCGTTGGAATCCGAAGATGAAGCGATTCCTGTTCGGCGAGCGGAACGGCGTCTACATCATCGACCTGCAACAGACGGTCGAGCGCCTGGAACAGGCCTATGCCTTCGCGCGCGACACCGTGGCGGCCGGTGACTCCGTCTTGTTCGTCGGAACGAAGCGCCAGGCAGCGGAGATTTTGGAAGAAGAGGCCAAACGAGCCAACCAGTTCTTCATCAACCAGCGGTGGCTGGGCGGCATGTTGACCAACTTCCAGACCATCCGCCGCAGCATCGACAAAATGAAAAAGATGGAAGCGACCCTCGCGGATCCGACTCATCAGGGCCACACCAAAAAAGAGCTCGGACAGATGCAGAAGGAAGTCGTCAAACTCCAGAAGAACCTGTCGGGCATCCGCAACATGCGCGCCTTGCCCGGCGCGGTATTCGTGCTCGACACCCGCATCGAACACATTGCGGTCCTCGAGGCCAGCCGGTTGGAGATTCCGGTCATCGCCATTGTGGATTCGAATTGCGATCCGGACCATATCCAGTTTCCGATTCCCGGCAACGACGATGCGATTCGCTCCATCAAGCTGATTATTTCAAAAATCGCGGACGCGTGCCTCGAAGGCGCGCACCTTCGCGCACAACAGGAAGAGACAGAATTCGCAGCAGCGCCGGCCGGCGGCGGCAAACCGGCGGCGAACCTGGCCGGTGTCTCGGCCTTGTAA
- a CDS encoding Translation elongation factor Ts has product MASLSDLVKELREKTGAGILDCQKALSENGNSIEKAIDYLRQKGLAAAQKKAGRETNQGLVHAYIHAGGKIGVLIEVNCETDFVARNDDFKTFVNDLALQVAASSPSYVRREEIPADVVTKERSIYEGQAKEMGKPPAAWPKIIEGKLEKFFQENCLLEQSFVKDPSVTVKDLLAQQIAKIGENMNIRRFTRYQLGQA; this is encoded by the coding sequence ATGGCAAGTCTGAGTGACCTCGTCAAAGAATTACGCGAAAAAACCGGGGCCGGGATTCTGGATTGCCAGAAAGCCTTGTCCGAGAACGGCAACAGCATCGAGAAGGCGATCGACTATCTCCGGCAAAAGGGACTGGCCGCCGCCCAGAAAAAGGCCGGCCGTGAAACCAACCAGGGATTGGTCCATGCCTATATCCACGCCGGAGGAAAGATCGGGGTCCTCATCGAGGTCAACTGTGAAACCGACTTCGTGGCGCGGAACGACGACTTCAAAACGTTTGTGAACGACTTGGCGCTGCAAGTAGCGGCATCCAGCCCCTCCTATGTCAGACGGGAAGAGATTCCCGCCGATGTCGTGACGAAAGAGCGGAGCATCTACGAAGGACAGGCGAAAGAAATGGGCAAGCCGCCTGCCGCCTGGCCGAAAATCATCGAGGGCAAGCTCGAAAAGTTCTTCCAAGAGAATTGCCTGCTCGAGCAATCCTTCGTCAAGGACCCGTCCGTGACGGTCAAAGATCTGTTGGCGCAACAAATCGCCAAGATCGGCGAGAACATGAACATCCGACGGTTCACCCGTTACCAGCTAGGCCAAGCATGA
- a CDS encoding Uridylate kinase has translation MSSARYRRILLKVSGEMLAGEQGYGIQPSILEGLADEIADVVAMDVEVAVVIGGGNIFRGLAASARGMERASADYMGMLATVLNALALQNALESKGVTTRVQSAIEMRQLAEGYIRRRAIRHLEKKRVVIFAGGTGNPYFSTDTAASLRAMEIGAQVIMKGTKVDGIYDSDPVKNPQAKKYSEIPFLSILNQNLKVMDSTAISLCMDNRLPLIVFNLKEKGNFKRVVQGDPIGTLVTIGSR, from the coding sequence ATGAGCTCTGCCCGATACCGCCGCATCCTGCTGAAAGTCAGCGGAGAAATGTTGGCCGGTGAACAGGGCTACGGCATTCAACCCTCGATTCTCGAAGGACTGGCGGACGAAATCGCCGACGTCGTGGCGATGGACGTCGAAGTGGCCGTCGTCATCGGCGGCGGCAATATCTTCCGCGGCCTGGCGGCCAGTGCGCGGGGCATGGAGCGGGCTTCGGCCGACTACATGGGGATGTTGGCGACCGTACTGAATGCCCTCGCCCTCCAGAATGCGTTGGAAAGCAAGGGGGTCACGACCCGCGTCCAATCGGCGATTGAAATGAGACAGCTGGCGGAAGGCTATATCAGGCGCCGCGCCATCCGGCATCTTGAAAAGAAGCGGGTGGTGATTTTTGCCGGCGGCACCGGCAATCCCTACTTCTCCACCGACACGGCCGCGTCATTGCGGGCCATGGAAATCGGCGCGCAGGTCATCATGAAGGGCACCAAGGTCGACGGGATTTACGACAGTGATCCGGTTAAGAATCCCCAGGCCAAGAAGTACTCGGAGATTCCGTTTCTCTCGATTCTCAACCAGAACCTGAAGGTGATGGACTCAACGGCGATCAGCCTCTGCATGGACAACCGTCTGCCGTTGATCGTCTTCAACTTGAAAGAAAAGGGGAACTTCAAGCGGGTCGTGCAGGGTGATCCCATCGGCACCCTGGTCACCATAGGCAGCCGGTAA
- a CDS encoding Ribosome recycling factor, translating to MTAQEVKHKVTEKMDHAIEHLKRDLAGLRTGRASVALLDGIKVDYYGTLTPLKQIANIATPEARLLTIQPWEQNLIREIEKAIQTSDLGLTPSNDGKLIRIPLPPLTEERRKELIKVCKKHGEEMKVQIRGFRRDGNEELKKLQKDAKLTEDELRKSEAEIQKLTDQYVQKIDDVMKKKESEILEV from the coding sequence ATGACGGCGCAAGAGGTCAAACATAAAGTCACCGAGAAAATGGACCATGCGATCGAGCATTTGAAGCGGGATCTGGCCGGGCTCCGCACCGGTCGCGCATCCGTGGCGCTCCTCGACGGCATCAAGGTCGATTACTACGGCACGCTGACACCGCTGAAACAGATTGCGAATATCGCCACACCCGAAGCGCGGCTCCTTACGATTCAGCCCTGGGAACAGAATCTCATCAGGGAAATCGAAAAGGCGATCCAAACTTCGGACCTCGGCTTGACCCCGTCGAACGACGGCAAGTTGATCCGTATTCCCCTCCCCCCGTTGACCGAAGAACGCCGCAAAGAACTCATCAAGGTGTGCAAGAAACACGGTGAAGAAATGAAGGTGCAGATTCGCGGCTTTCGCCGGGACGGCAATGAAGAACTCAAGAAACTGCAGAAGGACGCGAAATTGACCGAAGACGAACTGCGCAAGTCGGAAGCCGAGATTCAGAAACTGACCGACCAGTACGTGCAGAAGATCGACGACGTGATGAAGAAGAAAGAAAGCGAAATTCTCGAAGTCTAA
- a CDS encoding Alanine racemase, producing MHNPAHCPPTSLSIDLAALAQNLAHVRRLAPRCEVLAVVKANAYGHGAVEITRALQRLAVRRFGVATTEEGIALREGGIQEAILVMGATVPAQFPDLVAHKLTPVLYRADMVQTLAAAVPPGAAPYPVHVKIETGMGRLGLSPEEIPDLLNLRAFGTSLYPEGLMTHLADADNHETLHTEAQLARFRQTIEAVQRRGLTFPLVHAANSAAIIKYPATHYSLVRPGLMLYGYHTLAKEESAPELQPILTWKSTVAHLRTIQPGDGVSYNRTFVASRLSRIAVLPVGYADGYSRLLSNRGVVLIGGRRARVVGRVCMDMTMVDVTDVPGIEIGHEAILIGRQGQEQITAADLAAWQQTIPYEVLCAIGPRVPRRYDLPPAEHTSPSRKP from the coding sequence GTGCACAACCCCGCGCATTGTCCCCCAACCTCCCTGTCGATCGACCTGGCCGCCCTCGCACAGAACCTCGCCCATGTGCGGCGCCTTGCCCCGCGCTGCGAAGTCCTGGCCGTGGTGAAAGCCAACGCCTATGGGCACGGCGCCGTCGAGATCACACGTGCGCTTCAGCGCCTGGCGGTGCGCCGGTTCGGCGTCGCTACGACGGAGGAGGGTATCGCGCTCCGTGAAGGAGGCATTCAGGAAGCCATCCTCGTCATGGGTGCGACGGTCCCGGCACAGTTCCCGGACCTGGTGGCCCACAAGTTGACACCGGTCCTCTATCGGGCGGACATGGTGCAAACCCTTGCTGCCGCCGTCCCGCCCGGAGCCGCTCCCTACCCTGTGCATGTCAAAATTGAGACCGGCATGGGCCGCCTGGGCCTGTCTCCCGAGGAGATACCCGATCTTCTCAACCTGCGGGCCTTCGGGACGAGCCTCTATCCGGAAGGGCTCATGACCCATCTGGCCGATGCCGACAATCACGAGACCTTGCACACCGAGGCGCAGCTCGCTCGCTTCCGACAGACCATCGAGGCAGTACAACGGCGAGGACTCACCTTCCCGCTGGTACACGCGGCCAACAGCGCAGCCATCATCAAATATCCCGCGACCCACTATTCCCTCGTCCGTCCCGGCCTCATGCTCTATGGATACCATACCTTGGCCAAGGAGGAATCGGCGCCGGAACTGCAGCCGATCCTCACCTGGAAATCGACCGTCGCCCACCTTCGGACCATTCAGCCTGGTGACGGCGTCAGCTACAACCGTACATTCGTCGCCTCGCGCCTCTCCCGCATCGCGGTACTGCCGGTCGGATATGCGGACGGATACAGCCGTCTCCTCTCGAACCGTGGAGTGGTCTTGATCGGCGGCAGACGAGCGCGGGTGGTCGGTCGTGTCTGCATGGACATGACCATGGTCGATGTGACCGATGTCCCGGGCATAGAGATCGGACATGAAGCCATCTTGATCGGGCGGCAGGGGCAGGAACAGATCACGGCGGCCGACCTGGCCGCTTGGCAACAGACAATTCCCTATGAAGTGCTCTGTGCCATCGGGCCCCGTGTACCACGCCGATACGACCTTCCTCCGGCCGAGCACACAAGTCCATCACGTAAGCCGTGA
- a CDS encoding TPR repeat, with translation MAGGIIGIAALAAYFGVAHIGEPDQGGGSIAGQVQIAPNLADQVKPTDVLFVIVRRPTGPPRPIAAKRIDAPKFPVQFEITNADVMVQGSELKGMVDVIARLDRDGQAGQPQPGDMEGRYDKNPTLPGGKDVRITIDKVY, from the coding sequence ATGGCCGGCGGGATCATCGGCATTGCGGCGCTGGCCGCCTATTTCGGCGTCGCCCATATCGGTGAACCGGACCAGGGAGGCGGGTCGATTGCAGGACAGGTGCAGATCGCGCCCAATTTGGCCGACCAGGTCAAACCGACGGACGTGTTGTTCGTGATCGTGCGGCGCCCGACAGGGCCGCCGCGACCCATCGCCGCGAAGCGGATCGACGCGCCGAAATTTCCGGTGCAGTTCGAAATCACAAATGCGGACGTCATGGTGCAAGGCAGCGAACTCAAAGGCATGGTGGATGTGATCGCCCGCCTGGATCGCGACGGCCAGGCCGGCCAGCCGCAACCGGGCGATATGGAAGGGCGCTACGACAAGAACCCCACCCTTCCAGGCGGGAAGGATGTCAGGATTACGATCGACAAGGTCTATTGA
- a CDS encoding HNH endonuclease family protein, protein MEMTLLLNSTYEPLRVLHWQKAITLLWQGKVEVLEVYDREIHGISISIKLPSVMRLLKLVKLKDSHRAVKFSRINIFTRDGYCCQYCKHKFRTEELTFDHVVPIAKGGRKTWENIVTACWRCNNRKSGRTPEEANMRLVKKPVKPRWSPTVTITIGIRNTPESWRDYLYWNLELDADPAET, encoded by the coding sequence ATGGAAATGACCCTCTTGCTCAACTCCACCTATGAACCGCTGCGTGTCCTGCATTGGCAGAAGGCCATTACCTTGCTCTGGCAGGGGAAGGTCGAAGTCCTCGAAGTCTACGACCGCGAAATCCACGGCATTTCCATCTCGATCAAACTCCCCTCGGTGATGCGGCTCTTGAAGCTGGTCAAGCTCAAGGACAGCCACCGGGCCGTGAAGTTCTCCCGCATCAACATCTTCACGCGGGACGGTTATTGTTGCCAATACTGCAAACACAAGTTCCGGACCGAAGAATTGACGTTCGACCATGTCGTGCCCATCGCGAAGGGCGGGCGGAAGACCTGGGAAAACATCGTGACGGCCTGCTGGCGCTGCAATAACCGCAAGAGCGGCCGGACGCCGGAAGAAGCCAATATGCGTCTGGTCAAGAAGCCCGTGAAGCCCCGTTGGAGCCCCACAGTTACGATTACCATCGGGATCCGCAACACGCCGGAAAGCTGGCGGGACTACCTGTATTGGAATCTGGAACTCGACGCGGACCCGGCAGAGACTTAA
- a CDS encoding Rieske (2Fe-2S) domain protein: MDSQATYVTVAQVDQIPPGTCRTVEIDGIFLALCNVNGRFLAVDNTCPHAGGPLGEGTMDGEVVECPWHGWRFNVRTGERPENPEIRVPCVEVRVQGSDVQVKVPLTL; encoded by the coding sequence ATGGATTCACAGGCAACCTATGTCACTGTCGCGCAGGTGGACCAGATTCCGCCCGGCACCTGCCGCACCGTTGAGATTGACGGCATCTTTCTCGCGCTTTGCAATGTGAACGGACGCTTTCTGGCCGTCGATAATACCTGTCCCCATGCAGGTGGACCATTGGGCGAAGGCACCATGGACGGAGAAGTCGTCGAGTGTCCCTGGCATGGGTGGCGATTCAATGTCCGCACCGGCGAGCGCCCGGAAAATCCAGAGATCCGTGTGCCCTGTGTGGAAGTGCGGGTGCAGGGCTCCGACGTGCAGGTGAAAGTTCCGCTCACATTGTAG
- a CDS encoding Ferredoxin, 2Fe-2S — protein sequence MSKPKYHILVCTNARPPGHPKPSCGNQGSAQLLMAFNMGLMQRGIMPGEVLVTGSSCLGPCEQGPTVVVYPEGTWYSKVTEADVATILDEHIKGGKPAAKLNPDSVWK from the coding sequence ATGTCCAAGCCCAAATATCACATCCTCGTCTGCACCAATGCCCGCCCCCCAGGCCATCCCAAACCGTCCTGCGGCAACCAGGGATCGGCACAGTTGCTCATGGCCTTCAACATGGGGTTGATGCAGCGCGGGATCATGCCGGGCGAGGTCCTCGTGACGGGGTCATCCTGCCTGGGTCCCTGTGAGCAGGGACCGACGGTCGTAGTCTATCCGGAGGGAACTTGGTATTCCAAAGTCACGGAAGCCGATGTCGCCACCATCCTGGACGAGCACATCAAGGGCGGCAAACCGGCGGCAAAGCTGAACCCCGACTCAGTCTGGAAATAA
- a CDS encoding Molybdenum cofactor biosynthesis protein MoaB yields the protein MVITCSDTRTPDNDTSGQLIMRLLKEQGHQVTAYHLVKDEPLQIKERIGEALRTEGIQAIIVNGGTGISRRDSTFEAVDAMLEKRLDGFGEIFRALTYQDIGSPAIMTRATAGIVHGRVLFSTPGSENAVRLAMEKLILPELGHLVKELTK from the coding sequence ATGGTCATCACCTGCAGCGACACCCGTACGCCAGACAACGATACCAGCGGCCAACTGATCATGAGGCTGCTGAAGGAACAGGGCCATCAGGTAACGGCCTATCACCTCGTCAAGGACGAGCCTCTGCAGATCAAGGAACGGATTGGGGAGGCACTGCGCACCGAGGGAATTCAAGCCATTATCGTCAACGGTGGAACGGGGATTTCCCGGCGGGATTCGACGTTTGAAGCAGTCGACGCGATGCTCGAGAAACGTCTCGATGGATTCGGAGAGATCTTTCGCGCGCTCACCTATCAAGACATCGGTTCGCCGGCCATCATGACCCGCGCGACCGCCGGCATCGTCCACGGGCGAGTCCTCTTCTCCACGCCTGGCTCAGAGAATGCGGTGCGCCTGGCCATGGAGAAGCTCATCCTTCCTGAACTCGGCCACCTCGTCAAAGAACTCACGAAGTAA
- a CDS encoding Alcohol dehydrogenase, whose translation MNAVVFHEHGGPGKLQYQEMPMPAIGPDEVLVRVKACALNHLDIWIRQGSPAYPMPLPHISGSDIAGLVDQVGPHVEGITKGERVFVSPGIGCGRCEQCLAGRDNMCRSYGLIGAMCAGGYAEYVKVPARNVFPIPNTLTFEQAAAFPLVSVTAWHMLYTLAELQPGEEVLIMGAGSGVGHIAIQMAKLAGARVLTTVGSDDKIARARALGADEVINHTSEQVNQRVRELTHRRGVDVVLEHIGPEVWGQCMDSLAKGGRLITCGATTGADVKLDLRYVYSRQLTIKGSYMGTQSELLKAARLVGQGKLRPLIDRTFPLADAKAAQEYLLGRTFFGKIVLTVA comes from the coding sequence ATGAACGCAGTGGTGTTTCACGAACATGGCGGGCCTGGTAAGTTGCAGTACCAAGAGATGCCGATGCCGGCCATCGGCCCGGATGAGGTGCTCGTGCGGGTGAAGGCCTGCGCGTTGAACCATCTTGATATCTGGATCCGGCAGGGGAGTCCGGCCTATCCGATGCCGCTTCCGCATATTTCCGGATCGGACATCGCCGGCCTGGTCGACCAGGTCGGCCCTCATGTCGAAGGCATCACGAAGGGGGAGCGCGTGTTCGTGTCCCCCGGCATCGGTTGCGGGCGCTGTGAACAGTGTTTGGCCGGTCGCGACAATATGTGCCGTTCCTATGGGTTGATCGGAGCCATGTGCGCGGGAGGGTATGCGGAGTACGTCAAGGTTCCGGCCAGAAACGTATTCCCGATTCCAAACACCTTGACCTTCGAGCAGGCCGCAGCATTTCCGCTGGTATCCGTCACCGCCTGGCACATGTTGTATACGTTGGCCGAGCTGCAGCCAGGCGAAGAGGTGTTGATCATGGGAGCGGGGAGCGGGGTGGGGCACATCGCGATCCAAATGGCCAAACTGGCCGGCGCCCGCGTACTGACCACGGTCGGCAGCGACGACAAAATCGCCAGGGCCAGGGCCCTCGGCGCCGACGAAGTGATCAACCATACCAGCGAACAGGTGAATCAGCGGGTGCGGGAGTTGACTCACCGACGCGGTGTGGACGTGGTGCTCGAACATATCGGCCCGGAGGTGTGGGGACAGTGCATGGACTCGTTGGCGAAGGGTGGTCGTTTGATTACCTGCGGAGCCACGACCGGTGCGGACGTGAAGCTCGATCTCCGCTACGTCTATTCACGCCAACTCACGATCAAGGGTTCGTACATGGGGACGCAAAGCGAATTGCTCAAGGCCGCCCGGTTGGTCGGGCAAGGGAAGTTGCGACCGTTGATCGACCGCACCTTTCCGCTGGCCGACGCGAAGGCGGCACAAGAGTATCTCCTAGGGAGGACGTTTTTTGGTAAGATCGTCTTGACGGTAGCATAG
- a CDS encoding Phenazine biosynthesis protein PhzF like, whose protein sequence is MPEQRRLQFYQADVFTDQPFGGNPVAVFPDADGLTDLELQQIAREMNLSETVFVLPPTDKAAVVKIRIFTPTQEIPFAGHPIIGTFFVLGTLNRLALKEPVTRVLQECNLGLFPVDIHKRNGAIERVVMSQPSPQFLDVIDEPEALFSIARSLGITKALIAETHFPVQVVSTGLPVIIVPVRTLTAVRSIVPDVAAIAELSQRYGANGMMAFSTMTVEQSSTVHTRMFAPLIGIVEDPATGSASGALGAYLVQQGVVDISPMTEITAEQGYEIDRPSRILIQVDSDDDVIQSVTVGGQATMVVEGTLSF, encoded by the coding sequence ATGCCGGAGCAGCGGAGATTGCAGTTCTACCAAGCCGACGTGTTCACCGACCAACCGTTCGGCGGCAATCCCGTGGCGGTGTTTCCCGATGCCGATGGGCTGACCGATCTCGAGTTGCAGCAGATCGCCCGCGAAATGAATCTGTCGGAAACCGTCTTCGTCTTGCCGCCGACCGACAAGGCGGCGGTCGTCAAGATCCGCATCTTTACCCCGACCCAGGAAATTCCCTTCGCCGGGCATCCGATCATCGGCACCTTTTTCGTGCTGGGCACGTTGAACCGACTGGCCTTGAAGGAACCGGTAACGCGGGTGCTCCAGGAATGCAACTTGGGATTGTTTCCCGTCGATATTCATAAGCGCAACGGGGCCATCGAGCGGGTCGTGATGTCGCAGCCGAGCCCGCAGTTTCTCGATGTGATCGACGAACCGGAAGCGCTGTTCTCCATCGCCCGCTCGCTGGGCATTACCAAGGCGTTGATCGCGGAGACCCATTTCCCCGTGCAGGTGGTGTCCACGGGGCTGCCGGTCATCATCGTTCCGGTGCGGACGCTCACGGCAGTCCGGTCGATCGTCCCAGACGTCGCCGCCATTGCGGAACTCTCCCAGCGTTACGGCGCCAACGGCATGATGGCGTTCAGCACCATGACGGTCGAACAATCCTCGACCGTGCATACGAGGATGTTCGCCCCCTTGATCGGGATCGTGGAAGATCCCGCGACCGGCAGCGCCAGCGGGGCATTGGGCGCCTATCTGGTGCAGCAGGGGGTCGTGGATATCAGCCCGATGACCGAGATTACCGCCGAGCAGGGCTATGAAATCGACCGTCCTTCGCGCATTTTGATTCAGGTGGATTCCGATGACGATGTCATTCAAAGCGTGACGGTCGGCGGTCAGGCGACGATGGTGGTGGAGGGGACGCTGAGTTTTTAG